Within Lolium rigidum isolate FL_2022 chromosome 5, APGP_CSIRO_Lrig_0.1, whole genome shotgun sequence, the genomic segment TAAGGTACTGGATCAAGGGGCACAAGACGGGCACAATGGAGGTATTTGCCAATCTTCCGGGCTATCCCGACAACGTGAGATCCGACAAGAGAGGAGGATACTGGGTGGCACTACACCGTGAGAAGAACGAACTTCCCTTTGGGGTTAATAGCCACCTGCTAGCTTTGAGGATAAGTGGTGACGGAAAAATTATTGAGGAGATGCGAGGACCCAAGAGCGTAAGGCCGACCGAGATAATGGAGAGGAAAGGTGGAAGACTATTCATGGGATCCGTCGAGCTCCCTTACGTATCCGTTGTCACACGTAAATCAACGcaaatagagatagattagggaTGTCTAGTACAAGATATTTTGTAGGATTTAATCTTTCCTAGTGTTAAGTTAtggttttattttctctttggtatattttattatTACTAGCATATTTTGTTAGTTGAGTTTTCTGTTGGACGACCATCTTGTATTTCATCAGTACTCCGCGTAATATATCTTCCTTTACACTATACCTATCTTCTATGGAAACACTATACAATAAATGACACTTCCGTTGCTGTGAACACCGAGAACTGTTACAAGTCATGAGAACAGAAAAATCTAATCTGCTTGGTGAAAGAAAAACTATACACGTATACAATTCAATAGAAGCCAGACCACGACTCAAACTACAAATCCTGACAACGTCACCGTTGAACAAGGAGATGATTTTGGAGTATTAGCAACCCCACAAACTTAACATATTTGTTCGTGCATTTGATCCAGAAAAGAACAACCGTTCACGGACAAACACATGGAACTCACCCGCAAAAAAACACAGGGGAACTATGTTGCACAAAAACAGCACATATCTTCCCTTTACACTACAAAGAATTGTCACATTATTTGTTCATCGCACCAACTGGTATGTTAATATTTCTCAAATTAAGCAAGTCAGACTTAACTCATAAAAGTTTGACTCGTGACAAGTATATTCAAAAAAGAAGGAGCACCATATATTCCATGGTATGTCTCAGTGAACTGAAATATTTTTAAGTCTCAGTGGATTAAGAATCTACATTAACAAAACCGGCATTTCTATTTTCAACGGTTATTCCCCTGTGGAAATTTAATCATTTAAAATTTCTCTGAATTTAGACGGGGCTCAAAGTTTGCGAGCTGCAATTTGGAGTGTGGATGACACCTCCCGTCCTATGAACTTGTAGATCGATAGGAGTAATTCTTTTAGATGAGATCGATAGTACTCAAGTTGATTAGCTGTTCCCAGACTTCTGGGAGTTCTTTTCAGACAAATTCTTCAGTGGGCTAGACCGATGCAGTCCTGGATGATATAAGCATATGCTCAATATCGGGAAAAGAATAATAAGCATATGATTCACCGTACTACGGACGGACGGTGCCGCCCATCCACCTGTCCTCCTTGAGCGAGACGTGTTTCTACAAAAAATGATGATGGCCAGCCCCCCCATGTCGTAAACCCCATTGCTCGCATCGCATGGAACAGCTGCATTTAGTTCAGTCACGATAGGTACAGCTGCAACTACTACCAAATTTCGTGTGGCACTTCATCAAAACTGTACTGCTGATCATTTGAGTGCAGACTTCATTGGATTAATTGGTGCGGTGCGGGTGCGAGCACGGCATGGCGTCAACACGATCGATCGACTCGGTGTGGTAGAGACGAAAACTaccgcgttccccaaagcgttccccaaagggatttggggcgcgtcggacaaaaaatgcgttccagccgcgtcccccaaagtccatttttgtctggcgcgccccggtacggtgtccggcgccccgagcccgtccccgtcccacaggggacgcaccggggacgccggacacaccgaaagcgaggcggggagtggcggggccgacccgtcggcggcacaattaattttaacctaaccgtcgcctacctcgcgacggaagttattggcgcgcagcgacggtgcagttcccgcgagagggcgcagcggcgcgtcccgtcgcgcctagctctgcgtgccggcgttaatgagcgccaccgctcatccgcctccctccggcctataaaaaggggcgcctctcatcgtccctctcacacacaaaccctagcgcctctctcccaaaccctagccgccaccatctctcaacaagactcgacgctatgtctggtagaggcggaggccgacctcgcggccgcggccgtggtcgtggtcgtggtcgtggccgcgacatagctgaacgctcgccgtcgcctcccacgccgttgtcttcatcgtcggagatggacgtggagccggacgtgatgttcgagttcgtcctcgtcctcaagggcgacccgcgcggcatccgaaggctgccggactccttcgccgagtacgtcggcggcgtacaccagcgcaagatgcatctgcgggaggcttcatgcggctactaccggtggatcgtcgacacgatctacgacgcgcgcggcaagatgtacctcaacatcggctgggagaagttcgcgcgccaccacagcctcgaagccggcttcatcctcctgttttcctacttcggcaacatggacatgagcgtcaaggtcttcgacgagaggcgctaccgccggaactaccacggcgacagggactcccacggcgacaacaccgacgaggaggacgactgagtgttgtttcttcgcagcgaatacgtgcacggaggtttctgcctgttcgcctcatcggtagaaccaacaaaggcaccatcctcccgctggattttccggcttAGGTGAtcaggtgtgccctcgagtgttctttcttagcagcgaacacaggaaacctccgatgcacggcctagttaggtttagtttatttgcaatattttatatttgtgtccaccatgcttccaactatgtattagtttgtggaaaccacgttcccaattatgtattagtttgtggaaattgaaataaaaataccaaaaaaagTATATTAAATGTTTGGGGAaggcctttgggggacgcggcttggaagcgacgtcctccaaagacggcacgaacaaaacacgtccctcaaacgctcaatccggcgcggtttgggggacgcggctggagatgctcttagctagccTAGGCACACACAGGCGTTACACACGTCATCGACTCATCGTGTTTGGACGCACCTGGACTGAACATGTGATCCATGACGTGTGTTGAGTCAGATGGCATCCACCGATCGTCACTTCGTCACTGGAGTGATGAACATTTTGCAGTGCTGATCGATCCGTAGTTTCGACCATTTGCTCTGAATCCGATGGTACGATATTGTAAATCCACAATTGATGGAACTTTTTGCGATGTTGGCCGTGCTCTGCATCGATCATTATTTGCTGAAGAGCAAGTTACAGTTGCAGCCTACATTACTTAGTTAGTCCCCAGGAAGATGGGACTTGATACTTGATTTATCCAACGAAGCCTAGGACAATGTAATACACTATCAGCACGGGCAACGACGCCAATGTCCCGAATATAACCCTGCAAGATTCAGCAAAACATACAGTCTCAGTCAGTGAAGCAAAACAAATTCAGCAACCGAACGTACCCAAGGAGACGCAACTAGTTAAGCCACTTACGCGGTGCTGAGCACATCAGCGTGCAGGCCATACTCCTTGGCGAACACGAACGTGGTGATGGATTGAGGAAGCGCGGCCTGCGGACGATACATTGATCaccgggtgaagcaagaacacagTAAACAGCCTGACATTCAGAAAATGACACCTGCTGATCGTGACCTGTATGATGGCAAGACGCAGGACGTCTCCGCGGAGCCCCAGGGCGACGGCTCCAGCCGCGGTAGCCGCCGGGCCGGCAACGAACCGTAGTGCCATGCCCAGCGCGGTCAGGCCGGCCCCGCAGACGATGATCTTCTCCTGTAGCGCCATGAACAGTCCTGCACATGGGACCAACCAACCAATTTATTTATAAATAGATACATGCCTCTCGTCAATTTCTTGAGATTTTTCTGTATAAATCTAAGCCTGTACCCATGCTGAACATGGCGAGTCCAACTCCAGTCCGAGACATGATCAGCACGGAGCCCTGGATGATGCTTGGCGTCTGGATGTGCCACCTATAATATGCATGGAATTCAGGAACAGCTATTCAGAAATTCAGAAGAACCTGAAGTGATAGCGTGAGCAGTAAACCAGTAACAAACCGCACCCATATACATATATATTCTCCCAAATTGAATCTATGCCGATCTGCCAAAGTTGCTCTGTATTTATTCCCAACTGGACTACTTTGCCTCAAAGTTGATTAAATTATTTGTTCGGATGTTCCACTAACATCAAGGATCTGTTCTACTTCAATTATCTTCAGTTCCCATCGTTCTGCTTAATAACACTTATAGAGTGAACATATTCCCTGAATCGATGCTTGCTTGGAATAGCTTAAGAGCTTCAATAGATTATTAATGGTAGTTATTAAATTTCTGTTCTGAATACATATCTTCACGGCTGAATAAATCTTCAGGGTCAAATGGTAGGTCTAGAACTTTTTTAGATATATGCAGCTCTTGCTAGGAAAACTTAAAATGGAGACCAGGCTACGTAGCCTTTTATTTGAAAACACTCAAAATTTGCATTTTAAAGATTCAaaaaattcgacataaaattccAGAGATAGCCAATAGTGTATGCTACAATGGTGTAAATTTTCAATACAAACTACTTCAtactctaggctacacaaaaataacaaattctaacgaattttatagtgaatagtacaCATTTGAAGATCATAGAATTTGTAAGATTTTGTCAATTTCGTGTAGCTTAGAATACAAATTTGTTTGCATTGACATTTTGCACcattgtagcatacatcattgCCAACCACtagatatttttggatatttttaaaactttgaaatatGAATTTTAAGTATTTGAAAATAAAGATCAACATGTAGCTCGCCCTCCAAAATGGCACACTTGCTCTTGCTACGACATTTAAGCTGTGTCTTCCGACAAATTAGACAATGTATTAAAAACGGAATATCACATGCTATGAATTCCCCATAGTTCCAAAGAATGATGTCGAATGGCTCAACCAATGAACACACCAAAAATTCAAAAAGAAAATGATATTTTCAAAGGAATAAATGAAAATTTGGACCTCCGCTCTTTATTGATTTGATTTTGGCACCCAAAACTCCAATAAcaacagatttttttttgaaaggaatacgatagggaaagcccctacagtgatttgtttttaaataataagaacccaaattcgcgtccctgaggacttgaacctggatggctgggttgtacatccacttcctaaCCAAGTGACCTAGGTTCACTTCTTAACAGAAAATATTTTCCCTCCATTGTCGGAATGTGTTTGGCCTCTAGAAAATCTGACAGCCTTATCAGCAGAAAAGAGAGGAAATTACAGGAAATGAAACTAACAAGAAAAAGTGCACTATAAATTTGTAACAAAAATTTTGCACCGATGCTAAAATTTTCGACGCGGCCGTAGTGATGGGGCAATCTTTGCACCGATGCTAAAGTTTGCCTCTCTATGTTTCATCAAACACAAAAAAGGAAAATATACGGCTTACTCCCTCCCtcggtttttatttatttcacgTTCTGGTTTAGTGAAAGTTAAACTTTGTGAAGTTTGACCAAGAATGTTACAAAAAAATATCAACAACAATAATACCCAAGacttataatatgaaaatatcgtTTATGACGATTTTACATTGTAGAGTTTGATATTTTTCCCAAAATGTTCAGTCAAATTTATAAAGGAGGGATTATATCTTGAAACAGAGAAAGTATAGGGAGCCTATgcatccgggagccgaattgattaTCCCGAAAGTACATTGTAAATTTGGAACAAAAGATACATTGCCATCCTAATTGCATTTTTTCCATCATGGCCATCTCAAGTTTTGACTATGCTGCCAGGATGCATGTTTACAGTTTAGTAGTTTAGCAGAAGAAGATTGAGCTATAGTAGTACCTGTTTGTGACGCAAGACCACGTCACCCCTAGGACGCCCGCGTAGACGTTGGGATTCCGCGCCACCTTGAGCCAGACCGCTCTCACCAACGGCCACACCGGCTCGCGTTGCCTCGCACGCTGGACGTCGCCGCCCTCCACATCGTCGTCGCTCACCGGCGGCGCAGCCGTGTCTGGCTTCGTCGCGACACCACCACCGCAGGCCCGCCTCACCTCGAACGCCAATAGCAGCAACGGGAAGTAGACGATGATCTGCACCACCGATATCTGCACGACGAGGTCGCGCGCCCACCCGCCGTACATGGCGTCCAGCAGCGGTACGCCCACAACCAGCGTGTTGTTCAGCGTCGCCAGCGAGAACCCGGTGATGCACCACGAGGAGGCCAGATCACCGCCGCCcttgccgccgtcgccgcggcggGTGCAGCAGCGCGTGGACACGGCGGCCCAGGCGGCGAGAGCCAGCACCACGGCGAGCTTGGACAGGGCGTCGGCGGCCAGGACGCGGTAGTTCAGCGCGTAGGGATCCATGCGCGCCGCGAAGTCGAAGGCGAAGAAGGGGACGGCGAAGTAGGCCACCAGGCGGTTCACGGCGTCGCACTGGTCCGGCGTGAAGAGCTTCCACCATCGCACGGAGCCGTAGCCGAGGCCCAGGGCGAAGTAGAGCGGCGCCATGGCGGCCACCACCTTGTACACGTCGCCCCATCCTATCATCTCCTCTGCTACGTAACGTACCGTGCGTGCTACACACTCTCTTCGTGTGGCAAGTGTACGTCTTATATGGAGGGTGGCTCGATCCTTGCATGTATCGCTGAGCACGCACTATAAAACTGTGGCTTGCGAAATTTGGCATCCAAAATAAAGTGAGTAGTAGCAACAAAATCATTCACTTTCAGCATAAGTATCACTTCACTAGGGATAGCCCTAGTGCCGTAGCGTGCGCACGAATCATTATGTATGTTCTCTTTTGCGCCTACCTATGGCTGGCACCCCTATGACATGGATACAGTTGCAGCCATCTTGCGTCTGTGCAATACAACAAACATGGCTAGTTTCATCAGTAATAAAACATAGTTATATCTTCAAGCTGctcaaaacaaatcaaaagagGTGTATTGACCTAAATAGAAGAACTTTTTGTTAGCAAAACAGACTTAGCTAGCTATATACTTTC encodes:
- the LOC124653195 gene encoding probable auxin efflux carrier component 5b codes for the protein MIGWGDVYKVVAAMAPLYFALGLGYGSVRWWKLFTPDQCDAVNRLVAYFAVPFFAFDFAARMDPYALNYRVLAADALSKLAVVLALAAWAAVSTRCCTRRGDGGKGGGDLASSWCITGFSLATLNNTLVVGVPLLDAMYGGWARDLVVQISVVQIIVYFPLLLLAFEVRRACGGGVATKPDTAAPPVSDDDVEGGDVQRARQREPVWPLVRAVWLKVARNPNVYAGVLGVTWSCVTNRWHIQTPSIIQGSVLIMSRTGVGLAMFSMGLFMALQEKIIVCGAGLTALGMALRFVAGPAATAAGAVALGLRGDVLRLAIIQAALPQSITTFVFAKEYGLHADVLSTA